One Bombina bombina isolate aBomBom1 chromosome 5, aBomBom1.pri, whole genome shotgun sequence DNA segment encodes these proteins:
- the RNF139 gene encoding E3 ubiquitin-protein ligase RNF139: MATPPVLVGQRVRAVLDVALRVPPLFIIDAIFNSYQDPTAGYLSTFLHICLRLLGVLTSGVVLVFSRRALFKFYMISMALLLAATSMLVNYYVTLHIDFYRAYYLVAFGQEFLPSNGPSLWMALVILQLIFGIGFIALLQIQSLYSQLIILDLLIPTVGLIIELPIHAQQILVFISGFALILFTTVCLALRFKWFYYSTRYTFLLLKHMYHVYGLQLMVEGAWKKIHVPDVLRVFWLTRLATQAVILVFMLRLSKSDPEDATYFIPWKDFCELFSNLIISGCDSTLTVLGMSAVISSIAHYLGLGILSFIGSTEEEDKHLGFVAPVLFFILALQTGLSGLKPEERLVRLSRNMCLLLTAILHFIHGMTDPVLMSLSASHVSSVRRHLPVLLVSACLFILPILLSCVLWHYYALNTWLFAVTAFSVELCLKVIVSLTVYTLFMIDGYYNVLWEKLDDYVYYVRSTGSIIEFIFGVIMFGNGAYTMMFESGSKIRACMMCLHAYFNIYLQAKNGWKTFMNRRTAVKKINSLPEVKVTDSPIDDVCAICYHEFTTSARITPCRHYFHALCLRKWLYIQDTCPMCHQKVYIEDDLKETESFSNNNGFVPPDEQPVQPNEEGEADGEVNELHEDDSTECDEDEWTEEQLSATASREELVDNDTDSFGD, from the exons ATGGCGACCCCTCCGGTGCTCGTGGGCCAGCGGGTACGCGCCGTGCTGGATGTGGCACTGCGAGTTCCGCCGCTTTTCATTATTGATGCCATCTTTAACTCCTACCAGGACCCCACAGCTGGCTACCTCTCCACGTTCCTCCACATATGTCTCAGGCTGCTGG gtgTTCTGACATCTGGCGTCGTGTTGGTATTCTCCCGAAGAGCACTGTTCAAGTTTTACATGATCAGCATGGCTCTCCTGTTGGCTGCAACCTCCATGTTGGTGAATTACTATGTCACATTGCACATTGACTTTTACCGTGCCTATTACTTGGTGGCTTTTGGGCAGGAATTTCTTCCGTCCAATGGACCTTCGCTGTGGATGGCACTAGTTATCTTACAACTTATTTTTGGCATTGGATTTATTGCGCTTCTTCAGATTCAGTCACTATACTCTCAGTTAATCATACTGGATCTTTTAATACCTACAGTTGGTTTGATAATAGAACTTCCTATCCATGCACAACAGATTTTGGTATTTATTTCTGGCTTTGCTCTAATACTTTTTACTACAGTATGCTTGGCACTTCGATTCAAGTGGTTCTACTATTCAACAAGATACACTTTCCTCCTGCTAAAACACATGTATCATGTTTATGGATTACAACTTATGGTTGAAGGCGCTTGGAAAAAGATTCATGTACCGGATGTCCTCAGAGTCTTTTGGCTCACAAGACTTGCTACCCAAGCTGTAATTCTAGTGTTTATGTTAAGGTTGTCAAAGAGCGATCCAGAAGATGCCACTTACTTTATACCATGGAAAGACTTTTGTGAGCTTTTCAGCAATCTTATAATAAGTGGCTGCGATTCCACATTAACAGTTTTAGGAATGAGTGCTGTGATTTCTTCTATTGCACATTATTTGGGCCTGGGTATATTATCCTTTATAGGCTCAACAGAAGAAGAAGACAAACATCTTGGATTTGTAGCTCCTGTTCTGTTTTTTATATTGGCTCTACAAACTGGCTTGAGTGGATTAAAACCAGAAGAAAGACTTGTACGGCTTTCTCGTAATATGTGCCTTTTGTTAACAGCAATCTTGCATTTTATCCATGGAATGACTGACCCTGTGTTGATGTCGTTGAGTGCCTCCCACGTGTCTTCAGTTCGCAGGCACCTCCCAGTTCTGTTAGTTTCTGCTTGCCTTTTTATTCTTCCAATTCTGCTAAGTTGTGTTCTTTGGCATTACTATGCACTAAATACGTGGTTATTTGCAGTAACAGCCTTCTCAGTGGAACTTTGTTTAAAAGTAATAGTCTCCCTAACCGTTTATACTCTGTTTATGATTGATGGTTACTACAATGTATTATGGGAAAAGCTTGATGATTATGTCTACTATGTTCGTTCAACTGGTAGCATCATTGAGTTTATCTTTGGAGTAATAATGTTTGGAAATGGAGCTTATACAATGATGTTTGAATCAGGAAGCAAAATCCGTGCTTGTATGATGTGTCTTCATGCTTATTTCAATATTTACCTGCAAGCAAAGAATGGATGGAAGACATTTATGAACCGGAGGACTGCTGTGAAAAAAATAAACTCTCTTCCAGAGGTAAAAGTAACAGATTCTCCAATAGATGATGTATGTGCAATCTGCTACCATGAGTTCACCACTTCCGCCCGTATTACACCATGTCGCCATTACTTTCATGCACTTTGCCTTCGGAAATGGCTGTACATTCAAGATACTTGTCCAATGTGCCATCAAAAAGTATATATTGAAGATGACCTGAAAGAGACGGAGTCATTTTCGAACAACAATGGGTTTGTTCCGCCCGATGAGCAACCTGTGCAACCTAATGAGGAGGGAGAAGCAGATGGTGAAGTTAACGAACTGCATGAAGATGATAGCACTGAATGTGATGAAGATGAATGGACAGAGGAGCAGCTCAGTGCCACTGCGTCAAGGGAAGAATTGGTTGACAATGACACAGACTCATTTGGGGattaa